From one Flavobacterium sp. N502536 genomic stretch:
- a CDS encoding sulfite exporter TauE/SafE family protein gives MEYLGYIASIIIGISLGLIGGGGSILTIPILVYLFKVNPEQATSYSLFIVGLTAMSGSYSHYKMGNLKLKSALYFAIPSVISILIIREVIFPKIASTLFSIASYSVSKDFLIMIIFSVLMITAAISMIRKNKPEIKATETNYLQLSLIGFIVGIITGFLGAGGGFLIIPALLFFANLPMKQAVGTSLLIITINSSIGFGGDLYIGTPIDYTFLLGVSTMALFGMFIGSRLSKKIDGAKLKPIFGWFVLVMGFYIITKEVLF, from the coding sequence ATGGAATATTTAGGTTATATCGCTTCAATCATTATTGGAATTTCACTAGGCTTAATTGGTGGTGGCGGATCTATACTAACCATTCCTATTTTGGTGTATCTGTTCAAGGTAAATCCGGAACAGGCTACTTCTTATTCCTTATTTATTGTGGGATTAACTGCTATGTCCGGGAGTTACAGCCATTACAAAATGGGGAATCTTAAATTAAAATCGGCATTGTACTTTGCAATTCCCTCTGTAATCTCCATTTTGATTATTCGCGAGGTCATTTTTCCAAAAATTGCCTCTACCCTGTTTTCTATAGCTTCCTATTCTGTTTCGAAAGATTTTCTCATCATGATTATCTTTTCTGTATTGATGATTACAGCGGCAATTTCAATGATCCGAAAAAACAAACCCGAGATAAAAGCAACCGAAACCAATTATTTACAGTTGAGTTTAATAGGCTTCATCGTTGGAATCATAACTGGTTTTCTGGGTGCCGGCGGTGGGTTTTTAATTATTCCCGCGTTGCTCTTCTTCGCTAATTTACCCATGAAACAAGCCGTAGGAACTTCGTTGCTGATTATTACAATTAATTCGTCTATAGGTTTTGGAGGAGATTTATACATCGGAACTCCAATCGATTATACCTTTTTACTGGGAGTTTCTACAATGGCACTCTTTGGGATGTTTATTGGAAGTAGGCTTTCTAAAAAAATCGACGGAGCAAAACTAAAACCTATTTTCGGATGGTTTGTTCTTGTAATGGGATTTTATATTATTACAAAAGAAGTTTTGTTTTAG
- a CDS encoding GNAT family N-acetyltransferase, with amino-acid sequence MDYQIKKASLEELNETAELFDLYRVFYRQKSDVEAGKAFLKERLLHNESDIFLAIADGKAVGFVQLYKIFSSTKMQRLWLLNDLFVHPDYRGKGFSVALIDRSKQWCEETNACGLMLETEKTNDIGNQLYPRCGFEYDGQHNYYYWWK; translated from the coding sequence ATGGATTACCAAATCAAAAAAGCAAGTTTAGAAGAACTTAATGAAACAGCCGAACTTTTTGACCTCTATCGTGTTTTCTATCGTCAGAAATCTGATGTTGAGGCAGGCAAAGCATTTCTTAAAGAACGATTGTTACATAATGAGTCGGATATTTTTTTAGCGATTGCAGACGGAAAAGCGGTTGGCTTTGTGCAGCTCTATAAAATATTTAGCTCTACTAAAATGCAAAGACTATGGCTGTTAAATGATCTTTTTGTGCATCCTGATTATAGAGGTAAGGGATTTTCTGTGGCCTTAATTGATCGCAGCAAACAATGGTGTGAGGAAACCAATGCTTGTGGCTTGATGCTCGAAACCGAAAAAACAAATGATATAGGCAACCAGTTATATCCACGTTGTGGTTTTGAATACGACGGTCAACATAACTATTATTATTGGTGGAAGTAA
- a CDS encoding Crp/Fnr family transcriptional regulator — protein sequence MQNSLKNIFPNFSDELIRTIEENGSQQDFEAGTILMRTGQYIKNTVLITKGKIKIYREGEDGGEFLMYYLQPGQACAISMICTAKSEKSQIMAKVVEDVSVMMIPLQMMDKWMMEHRSWYEFVIDTYRSRFEEVLEVVDNIAFRSMDERLEFYLKRHSDACGCSEVNLSHQEIATELNTSREVVSRLLKKMEQRGLVKLNRNQIELLNTNFTN from the coding sequence ATGCAAAACTCACTAAAAAATATATTTCCTAATTTCTCCGACGAACTTATCAGAACCATTGAAGAAAACGGAAGTCAGCAGGATTTTGAAGCCGGAACCATTTTAATGCGTACCGGACAATACATTAAAAACACCGTATTGATCACCAAAGGAAAAATTAAAATTTACCGTGAAGGTGAAGATGGAGGTGAATTTTTAATGTACTACCTGCAACCCGGACAAGCCTGTGCCATTTCGATGATCTGCACCGCTAAAAGCGAAAAAAGCCAGATTATGGCAAAAGTAGTCGAAGATGTTTCGGTTATGATGATTCCCTTACAAATGATGGATAAGTGGATGATGGAACACAGAAGCTGGTACGAATTTGTTATCGATACCTACCGCAGCCGCTTTGAAGAAGTTCTTGAAGTTGTAGACAATATCGCTTTCCGGTCTATGGATGAGCGTTTGGAATTTTACCTCAAACGACATTCGGATGCCTGTGGCTGCTCGGAAGTAAATCTCTCTCATCAGGAAATTGCAACTGAATTAAATACGTCTAGAGAAGTAGTTTCCCGATTACTCAAAAAAATGGAACAAAGAGGTCTGGTCAAACTCAATCGCAATCAGATTGAATTACTCAACACGAATTTCACTAATTAA